Below is a genomic region from Gadus macrocephalus chromosome 14, ASM3116895v1.
ctctgtccagatgaagggagtgtgatggcctctgtccagatgaagggagtgtgatggcctctgtccagatgaagggagtgtgatggcctctgtccagatgaagggagtgtgatggcctctgtccagatgaagggagtgtgttggcctctgtccagatgaagggagtgtgatggcctctgtccagatgaagggagtgtgttggcctctctgtccagatgaagggagtgtgatggcctctctgtccagatgaagggagtgtgatggcctctctgtccagatgaagggagtgtgatggcctctctgtccagatgaagggagtgtgatggcctctgtccagatgaagggagtgtgttggcctctgtccagatgaagggagtgtgttggcctctctgtccagatgaagggagtgtgatggcctctgtccagatgaagggagtgtgatggcctctgtccagatgaagggagtgtgatggcctctgtccagatgaagggagtgtgatggcccgtctgtccagatgaagggagtgtgatggcctctgtccagatgaatggagtgtgatggcctctgtccagatgaagggagtgtgatggcctctgtccagatgaagggagtgtgatggcctctgtccagatgaagggagtgtgatggcccgtctgtccagatgaagggagtgtgatggcctctgtccagatgaagggagtgtgatggcctctgtccagatgaagggagtgtgatggcctctgtccagatgaagggagtgtgatggcctctgtccagatgaagggagtgtgatggcctctctgtccagatgaagggagtgtgatggcctctgtccagatgaagggagtgtgatggcctctgtccagatgaagggagtgtgatggcctctctgtccagatgaagggagtgtgatggcctctctgtccagatgaagggagtgtgatggcctctgtccagatgaagggagtgtgttggcctctgtccagatgaagggagtgtgatggcctctctgtccagatgaagggagtgtgttggcctctctgtccagatgaagggagtgtgatggcctctgtccagatgaagggagtgtgttggcctctgtccagatgaagggagtgtgatggcctctgtccagatgaagggagtgtgatggcctctctgtccagatgaagggagtgtgatggcctctgtccagatgaagggagtgtgttggcctctgtccagatgaagggagtgggatggcctctctgtccagatgaagggagtgtgatggcccgtctgtccagatgaagggagtgtgatggcccgtctgtccagatgaagggagtgtgatggcctctctgtccagatgaagggagtgtgttggcctctgtccagatgaagggagtgtgatggcctctctgtccagatgacgggagtgtgatggcctctgtccagatgaagggagtgtgatggcctctgtccagatgaagggagtgtgttggcctctgtccagatgaagggagtgtgatggcctctctgtccagatgaagggagtgttggcctctgtccagatgaagggagtgtgatggcctctctgtccagatgaagggagtgtgttggcctctctgtccagatgaagggagtgtgtTGGCCTGTCGGCCGGTTTGGGGACAGAGCTCCATGGAGATAAACCTTAGTCGGGATGATCGTCACCAACACGTGATTTAAATCACGTGTGGAACGTGTTCAGCCTTTCATCGTCCGTCTCCTGCAGACAGACGATGGGCCCCAAGAGCAAGCTGTACGACGCCAAGGGCGTCCTGATCTCCAGCGGGAAGGACATGTGCGACTGCCTCGACGTGGACTGCATGGGCTGCTTCTACCCCTGCCCCGACTGCGGCGCTCGCAAGTGCGGCGTGGAGTGCCGCTGCCACAGGAAGTGGCTCTACGAGCAGGTGGAGGTCGAGGGCGGCGAGATCATCAGGAACAAATTTGCTGTGTGAAGACTCCAGAACGTTCTGGAACCGTTAGGTCCCAGGaacatggaggagggagggagggaggaggggggagggaaggaggggaggggggggggccctgaggCACTGAGGCACTGAGGCACTGAGGTCCTCAGGTCCTCGACCAAAACAGAAGTTTCTTTAAGTTTGACACTAAAGATACCTCTTCTGTGCTGTATATTTCTTTTGTGTTGTATGAATAAAGATCAGTTTGGGATATCTGCTCTGTCTGCAAGGGACATTTGTATTATAGGTGTTAGTTGAGTTTTGGCACAAACAGTAAATGTTCTGATTGGTAATGCATAATATGGGGTATCTATTATGGTGTCAAGTATCAGAATAGCCATGAAATACAGACCCTAGTGAATAATCGTCATTCAAATCTCATTAAGAAAGGGGAAGACCAATAACTggtatttgtatttttacattTACTATACTTACAATTCATTCTGTAAAAGGCTTTTTGCCACAACCTTGTCTTTCAATGAGCACTAGATTATGTCAGCTGTCCAGATCGGGTTTAAAATACAAAGACAGCTGCCATGTTATGAATAGCAGTGTTTAGTTTCAACTTATGCAATCTTACAAGATAATCATTTACTCAGAATTCAGCTGTATAAAATATACATCCCCTTGTGATTGGTTGAGGTGGCCAAAGGATTATTTTAAAGGCTTATAACTGGAGGGCTGATTGAGGCTGGCATTGTCGTTGTTTTTAGAAGTGTTTTCTAAGCACACAATCTCACAGCTTTATTACTAGCAACACATTGTATTTGACCCCGATTATGTGTATTATGTGTGCCTAATACACAAGGCCTTGGGGGTGGAGCCTCTTTCTGCTTGTCGGTGTCAGGACGGTACTGGAGGCAACAATTAGCTTGTAGCATCTCTAGTGTTTCCTTGACCTCCTGACCACGTGCCTgggcgtgtgcacgtgcacaaaTTAAAAGTTATAAATACTCTCCATTCTTTTTTTCTAATCTGGATACTGTTATACATTTtagaaacaaacacattatgcaAGTGGTTATTAAGACCTGGTGCCGCTGTACTGCCCCCCGTTCGGCCCAACCATTACCCCGTCATAATTAGATTACAGCTCCGGGGCTCGTTAGCGTCAGCCTCAACACTGTGAGGCAGGAGGAGACTGGCTGCCGCCTATTAGATATGCGAGAGGTTACAAAACATTGTGGTACCCTTAATCTTTCCTTTGGCGCACTAATGACGATACATTGTGTTCTTTCAAATGACAGATGAAGTTTGGTCTGGCTTACTTGTAAAACCTGTTGCATTGCATATTTTAGGGAAACAATTTCTGCAAAGTCATCCTGCTGTCCCAAAAACCGAGAGATATGATTTCTTTGAATTGATGGTTCCTCTGTGCGGACACAGAAGTCAAATAGGCGGCATTCATGAATTGCTGACAAGCTTTGCTTAAACAAGTTAGTATTACTGGACATCATACCAATGAAGCCTTAGGCCTAGGCCAGTCAAATGAAAGCAATACATTTGATTGTTATAGCATAACAATTAAATGTATTACTTGcatttgaaaaacaaaacaagcaagtCAAATCCAGAATCACTGGATCTATTAAGTATAATTCTTAATAAAAGTATTATACTTCCAGCAAAGTAAAATCCAGCATCACTGGATAAATTAACTATTATACTTAATAGTTCAATTGAGTATAATAACCCATTAATCCATCAATTGATCGAGAGATGCTGGATTttattgcttgttttgttttttattttgttttgggcGGAACCGTCTTGGAGTTCAGAGTTCAGAGCTCCCGGATGGACGGTCGtctggggagggcgggggggtcgATGGAGGGCGGGGTCCCGGCCGAACGCGCAACCTCCTGTTTCCTGGGGGCCGGGAGCAAACCATCCGACCTCCACAACCCCGATCACAGGACGACACAGCTCACCGCACACCGATCACAAACCGCAGCACAGTCAAAGAAACGATCGGTGTATGTGAAGGCGCTTTTATTGTTCAATGAACATTGTAGCGCTGACTGGGTACGatacacagagggggggggggggggggggttaacagcTAACAGACGTCCCACAGAACTCGTTGACAGTCGGTGTTGCTGCTCTGACACAGGGAACACTTGCAGCTGCGTGCCACGGGGTAGAGGACGCCCTCCAGACAGCCCTCGAAGTGCTTCACCTCGTAGTCCCAGTCCCCGCTGCAGGTGTACTGCTGCGGGCGCTCCCCGAGGTCCATCGGGTCCTGCCGACCAAAGCTCATTAGACGAGGCCTCCTTCTTTGTTTAGAATCCTTACCTTGAATAGTTGTGGGCCAGCACACACACGTGGGTGGATGAGGCTGAGGGTTGAGCCTGGGTGCTGTGCTCACCTCCTGGTAGCACTGGCCCTCACacatggtggtgttgatggactCGGTTCTGACGCAGCTCTTCACGGCGATGGTGGTCGGGGTCGGGCGGCAGGTGAAGCTGCACGGCTGGTCGGCCCACGTCATCGCCAGCACTGCTGCCATGACAACCAGCTGCATCCTCGGCTCGCTGCAATATGGAGCCCGACCACAAGGGGGAGATCAGCCTGCACATCACACAGCAATCAGAGGACGGATGAACGGCCTCTGGCACGGAACCTGACACACCGATAGCTATGCAGTGTGAAGCCCTTTATTAACAAGCCTTCTACAGCAGTTTGCAGATATAAAACGGCTCGTATGAGCTGGCAAAGTGCAGGCAGAATTTTGTCTTTACTTTGACTACTTTCTGTCCTATTTTGAAGAGTATTTCCTTCACCATCACCAGACAGAATTTACAAATTGTACACATTCTCCCATAAAATGAGGATGAATGCTTTAAAAATGCATTGTTCCACTTTTAAATGTTTTGCGAAACCTTTTGTTGAATATTTTATGTCCTTTTCTAACTCAGTCAAAAATGCAAATACATTATAAGAGTTTGCAAATTCAAAATATTCTACACATCTAGTGCATACATATAATCTAAAGTATTTAAATGCTCTCAGCACCTATAATGCATGGGCTTTAATGCTCTCATAAGCCCATTTAAAGAGGAATCTAATTGCACAACCAAAACGGACTATAGATCATCTTTGCCTATCTGTTCCCCAATCCCACGGCCAGACTCACCTCAGAGAGCTCTTGTGTCGTGTGCGTCTCCTCAGACAGCCCGTCATCTCCCAATCATCACCGACGCTCAGGATCTTAAATAGTGTTCCCTGAGAAGGCACTAATCCCTGCAGCCTTGGAAACAGGTGTCAGATACCTGCAGACAACGCCTTGTTTGTAGGCAACAACGGAAAC
It encodes:
- the LOC132471932 gene encoding gonadotropin subunit beta-1-like isoform X3, producing MTGCLRRRTRHKSSLSEPRMQLVVMAAVLAMTWADQPCSFTCRPTPTTIAVKSCVRTESINTTMCEGQCYQEDPMDLGERPQQYTCSGDWDYEVKHFEGCLEGVLYPVARSCKCSLCQSSNTDCQRVLWDVC
- the LOC132471932 gene encoding gonadotropin subunit beta-1-like isoform X1 produces the protein MTGCLRRRTRHKSSLSEPRMQLVVMAAVLAMTWADQPCSFTCRPTPTTIAVKSCVRTESINTTMCEGQCYQEVSTAPRLNPQPHPPTCVCWPTTIQGKDSKQRRRPRLMSFGRQDPMDLGERPQQYTCSGDWDYEVKHFEGCLEGVLYPVARSCKCSLCQSSNTDCQRVLWDVC
- the LOC132471932 gene encoding gonadotropin subunit beta-1-like isoform X2, which produces MQLVVMAAVLAMTWADQPCSFTCRPTPTTIAVKSCVRTESINTTMCEGQCYQEVSTAPRLNPQPHPPTCVCWPTTIQGKDSKQRRRPRLMSFGRQDPMDLGERPQQYTCSGDWDYEVKHFEGCLEGVLYPVARSCKCSLCQSSNTDCQRVLWDVC